One Lysinibacillus sp. OF-1 DNA segment encodes these proteins:
- the racE gene encoding glutamate racemase: MNAPIGVIDSGVGGLTVAKEIMKRLPNETIYYIGDTARCPYGPRSRQEVRNFTWQMAKALEKMNIKMLVIACNTATAVALESLQRNMPFPVLGVINAGARAAVKKTKRHEVVVLATEGTIKSGAYEEALLSLNTSTHIIPLACPTFVPLVESGEYKGDFANKLIAEGLKPLKNRQFDTVILGCTHYPILQKQIEAVVGGDVNVLSSAEETAKDVQEMLAYNGTLANADAVPAHKFFASGSVPIFRSIAENWLEQGTLDIKRMTLK; this comes from the coding sequence ATGAATGCCCCGATAGGCGTTATTGACTCAGGAGTAGGCGGTTTAACCGTAGCAAAAGAAATCATGAAGCGATTGCCAAACGAAACGATCTATTATATTGGCGATACAGCAAGATGTCCGTATGGTCCAAGAAGTCGTCAGGAAGTACGGAATTTCACTTGGCAAATGGCAAAAGCACTCGAAAAAATGAATATTAAGATGCTCGTTATTGCTTGTAATACAGCGACTGCAGTAGCACTCGAAAGTTTACAAAGAAATATGCCTTTTCCGGTACTAGGCGTTATTAATGCTGGCGCACGTGCAGCTGTAAAAAAGACGAAGCGACATGAAGTCGTTGTGCTTGCAACAGAAGGAACAATTAAAAGTGGGGCGTATGAAGAAGCCTTATTATCACTTAATACGTCAACACATATTATCCCACTAGCATGTCCAACATTCGTACCACTTGTAGAAAGTGGCGAATACAAAGGTGACTTTGCAAATAAGTTAATAGCTGAAGGCTTAAAGCCGTTGAAAAATCGACAATTTGATACGGTTATTTTAGGGTGTACACATTACCCTATTTTACAAAAACAAATTGAAGCTGTTGTCGGAGGAGATGTGAATGTGTTATCTTCTGCGGAGGAAACAGCAAAAGATGTTCAAGAAATGTTAGCGTATAACGGCACTTTAGCAAATGCTGATGCGGTGCCTGCCCATAAATTTTTTGCATCTGGTTCTGTTCCAATTTTCCGTTCAATCGCTGAGAATTGGCTGGAGCAAGGTACTCTTGACATAAAACGTATGACATTAAAATAA
- a CDS encoding MarR family winged helix-turn-helix transcriptional regulator, with product MSDEVTKHSPETVATVEKELRYIAAIVKQKGREIVSDYAITPPQFVALQWLEELGDITIGELSNRLYLAFSTTTDLVDRMEKNELVKRVRDENDRRVVVVHLLEKGERIIQEVIEKRQQYLQEMLVGFNEQEVAQLSSYLEKLHVHMKQD from the coding sequence ATGTCGGATGAAGTAACAAAGCACTCACCTGAAACCGTTGCAACGGTTGAAAAGGAATTACGCTATATAGCGGCCATCGTGAAGCAAAAGGGAAGAGAAATTGTTTCCGACTATGCGATAACGCCGCCACAATTTGTTGCATTACAGTGGTTAGAAGAGCTTGGTGATATTACAATTGGCGAATTATCAAACCGTTTATATTTAGCCTTTAGCACAACAACAGATTTAGTGGATCGAATGGAGAAAAATGAATTAGTCAAGCGTGTGCGTGATGAAAATGATCGCCGTGTTGTTGTCGTTCATCTTCTCGAAAAGGGCGAACGTATTATTCAAGAAGTTATTGAAAAAAGGCAGCAATACTTGCAGGAGATGCTTGTTGGTTTTAATGAACAAGAAGTCGCGCAATTATCAAGCTATTTAGAAAAACTACATGTACACATGAAACAGGATTGA
- a CDS encoding helix-turn-helix domain-containing protein, producing MNGSHHRSLLTNREREIFALLLAEKTTRDIAEQLGISEKTVRNHISNTIQKLGVTNRSQALIELLRLEEFKLD from the coding sequence ATGAATGGCTCTCATCATCGTTCTCTTTTAACAAACCGAGAACGTGAAATATTTGCGCTTTTATTAGCTGAAAAAACAACGAGAGATATTGCAGAGCAGCTTGGTATTAGTGAAAAAACAGTGCGGAATCACATTTCCAATACAATTCAAAAGCTAGGTGTAACGAATCGATCTCAGGCGTTAATTGAGCTGTTACGCTTGGAAGAATTTAAATTAGACTAA
- a CDS encoding acyl-CoA thioesterase codes for MKANYIEDFQEWEKDFSFYSEVRVRFSETDMFGHMNNTVSFTYFEQARIDYFHHLGILMPSAVNEDVEAIPIVADLQCDYVKQVFFDDVLRIYTKIAKVGNSSLDIHYLAKNQKNEICFTGRGTIVQMDPRTGKSVPISEEDRTKFIQLAILPH; via the coding sequence ATGAAAGCAAACTATATTGAAGATTTTCAAGAGTGGGAAAAGGATTTTTCCTTTTATAGTGAGGTACGTGTACGTTTTTCAGAGACAGACATGTTTGGTCATATGAACAATACCGTTAGCTTTACATATTTTGAGCAAGCAAGAATTGATTATTTCCATCATTTAGGTATTTTAATGCCTTCAGCAGTTAATGAGGATGTGGAGGCTATACCGATAGTCGCCGATTTACAATGTGATTATGTGAAGCAGGTCTTCTTTGATGATGTTCTCCGAATTTACACAAAGATCGCGAAAGTTGGAAATTCATCACTGGACATTCATTATCTTGCTAAAAATCAAAAGAATGAAATTTGCTTCACTGGTCGTGGAACAATTGTGCAAATGGATCCTCGAACAGGCAAGAGTGTGCCGATTTCTGAGGAAGATAGGACGAAATTCATTCAATTGGCTATTCTTCCTCATTAG
- the sdhB gene encoding succinate dehydrogenase iron-sulfur subunit, with amino-acid sequence MQIAANTGRMVKVEILRQDTQGGNSYWQKFQVPYRHGMNVISILMEIQKNPVTEDGVNTSPVSWDMNCLEEVCGACSMVINGRPRQSCSTLVDQLTEPIKLEPMKTFPVIRDLQVDRERMFNALKKVKAWVPIDGTYDLGEGPRMPEGKRQWAYELSKCMTCGVCMEACPNVSEKASFIGPAPLSQVRLFNTHPTGAMVKDERLNAIMGDGGLANCGNSQNCVAACPKGIPLTTSIASLNRATTVQMFRNFFGSDHYVD; translated from the coding sequence ATGCAAATCGCAGCTAATACTGGAAGAATGGTCAAAGTGGAAATCTTACGTCAAGATACACAAGGCGGCAATAGCTACTGGCAAAAATTCCAAGTGCCTTACCGTCATGGTATGAACGTAATCTCAATTTTAATGGAAATTCAAAAAAATCCTGTTACTGAGGATGGTGTAAACACATCGCCAGTATCATGGGATATGAACTGTTTAGAAGAAGTTTGTGGTGCATGTTCAATGGTCATCAATGGCCGTCCACGTCAATCATGTTCAACACTTGTTGATCAATTGACTGAGCCAATTAAGCTTGAGCCAATGAAGACATTCCCTGTTATTCGTGACCTACAAGTTGACCGTGAACGTATGTTCAATGCACTTAAAAAAGTGAAAGCTTGGGTACCAATTGATGGTACTTATGATTTAGGTGAAGGTCCACGTATGCCAGAAGGTAAACGTCAATGGGCTTATGAATTATCTAAATGTATGACTTGTGGTGTATGTATGGAAGCATGTCCAAACGTGTCTGAAAAAGCTTCATTCATCGGACCAGCTCCATTATCACAAGTACGTCTTTTCAACACTCACCCAACTGGTGCAATGGTTAAAGATGAACGTTTAAATGCTATTATGGGTGATGGTGGCCTTGCGAACTGTGGTAACTCTCAAAACTGTGTAGCTGCATGTCCAAAAGGTATTCCTTTAACAACATCTATCGCTTCACTAAACCGTGCAACTACAGTGCAAATGTTCCGTAACTTCTTCGGTTCTGATCACTACGTAGATTAA
- the sdhA gene encoding succinate dehydrogenase flavoprotein subunit, translating into MAKSKIIVVGGGLAGLMATIKAAEVGTEVDLFSLVPVKRSHSVCAQGGINGAVNTKGEGDSPWIHFDDTVYGGDFLANQPPVKGMCDAAPGIIHLMDRMGVMFNRTPEGLLDFRRFGGTLMHRTAFSGATTGQQLLYALDEQVRSHEVAGLVNKYEHWEFLGVIIDDDGVCRGIVAQDMRTEEIKSFRADAVIMATGGPGIIFGKTTNSVINTGSAASIVYQQGASYANGEFIQIHPTAIPGDDKNRLMSESARGEGGRIWTYKDGKPWYFLEEKYPAYGNLVPRDIATREIFDVCVNQKLGINGENMVYLDLSHKDPHELDVKLGGIIEIYEKFVGDDPRKLPMKIFPAVHYSMGGLWVDYNQMTEIPGLFAAGECDYSQHGANRLGANSLLSAIYGGMVAGPNAVDYVKHLKKHAEDLPQEIYDARVKEEQAKWDAIMKMEGTENAYLLHKELGEMMTATMTVVRYNDQLEDTLKKLDELTERWNNININDTQKWSNQGAHFTRQLKNMLVLAKVMTKGALLRNESRGAHYKPDFPNRDDEQFLKTTMAKFDPTTGNPIITYQEVDVSLIPPRKRDYSAKGD; encoded by the coding sequence ATGGCGAAAAGCAAAATAATTGTTGTCGGCGGTGGTCTTGCCGGTCTGATGGCAACGATTAAAGCAGCTGAAGTTGGTACTGAAGTTGATTTATTCTCATTAGTTCCTGTAAAACGCTCACACTCTGTTTGTGCGCAAGGCGGAATTAATGGTGCGGTAAATACAAAAGGTGAAGGGGATTCTCCATGGATTCACTTTGATGATACTGTATATGGTGGGGACTTCTTAGCGAACCAACCACCAGTAAAAGGTATGTGTGACGCAGCACCTGGCATTATCCACTTAATGGACCGTATGGGTGTTATGTTCAACCGTACACCAGAAGGACTTTTAGATTTCCGTCGTTTTGGCGGTACTTTAATGCACCGTACAGCTTTCTCTGGTGCAACAACTGGTCAACAATTACTATATGCGCTAGATGAGCAAGTTCGTTCTCATGAAGTAGCTGGTTTAGTAAATAAATATGAACACTGGGAATTCCTTGGTGTTATCATCGATGATGACGGCGTTTGCCGTGGTATCGTAGCGCAAGATATGCGTACAGAAGAAATTAAATCATTCCGTGCAGACGCTGTTATTATGGCGACTGGTGGCCCTGGTATTATCTTCGGTAAAACAACAAACTCTGTTATTAACACAGGTTCTGCTGCTTCTATCGTTTATCAACAAGGTGCTTCATATGCGAATGGTGAATTCATTCAAATTCACCCAACAGCGATTCCTGGAGATGACAAAAACCGTCTAATGTCAGAATCAGCTCGTGGTGAAGGTGGTCGTATTTGGACTTATAAAGACGGTAAACCTTGGTACTTCTTAGAAGAAAAGTACCCAGCTTATGGTAACTTAGTACCACGTGATATTGCAACACGTGAAATTTTTGATGTCTGTGTAAACCAAAAACTTGGTATTAATGGCGAGAACATGGTATACCTAGATCTTTCTCATAAAGATCCACATGAATTGGACGTTAAACTTGGTGGTATCATCGAAATCTACGAAAAATTCGTAGGGGATGATCCACGTAAATTACCAATGAAAATTTTCCCAGCAGTTCACTATTCAATGGGTGGATTATGGGTTGATTACAACCAAATGACTGAAATTCCTGGTCTATTTGCAGCAGGTGAATGTGATTACTCTCAACATGGTGCAAACCGTCTTGGTGCGAACTCATTATTATCTGCTATCTACGGTGGTATGGTTGCAGGACCAAACGCAGTAGATTATGTAAAACACCTTAAAAAGCATGCAGAAGATCTTCCACAAGAGATTTACGATGCTCGTGTCAAAGAGGAGCAAGCGAAATGGGATGCTATCATGAAAATGGAAGGCACAGAAAACGCTTACTTACTGCATAAAGAGCTTGGTGAAATGATGACTGCTACAATGACTGTAGTACGTTACAATGATCAGCTTGAAGATACATTGAAAAAACTTGATGAGCTTACTGAGCGTTGGAATAACATCAACATTAACGATACGCAAAAATGGAGTAATCAAGGCGCGCACTTTACGCGTCAACTTAAAAATATGTTAGTGCTTGCAAAAGTAATGACAAAAGGTGCACTATTACGTAATGAATCTCGTGGTGCACACTATAAACCTGATTTCCCTAACCGTGATGACGAGCAGTTCTTAAAAACAACAATGGCGAAGTTTGACCCAACTACTGGTAATCCAATCATCACGTACCAAGAAGTCGACGTTTCTTTAATCCCACCACGTAAACGTGACTACTCTGCGAAAGGAGACTAA
- a CDS encoding succinate dehydrogenase cytochrome b558 subunit, with amino-acid sequence MSKDREFLWRRLHSLLGIIPVGLFLTMHLFINFTATGGAESYNDATAVMEKIPFLILVEWIVIYIPLMFHAFYGVYIAFTATPNTGRFSTYRNWMFSLQRFTGVFLVIFIAWHIFQTRIQKALGTHVDYDMMANIVANPFMLGFYIVGILSATFHLSNGLWAFLVSWGITQSPQSQKIATYVTNIIFVILSVVGVAAILAFV; translated from the coding sequence TTGTCGAAAGATCGAGAGTTTTTATGGCGTCGCTTACATTCTCTACTTGGTATCATTCCAGTAGGTCTGTTTTTAACGATGCACCTGTTCATTAACTTTACAGCAACAGGCGGGGCAGAAAGTTACAACGATGCTACCGCAGTAATGGAAAAGATTCCATTCCTTATCCTAGTTGAATGGATTGTCATCTATATTCCATTAATGTTCCACGCATTCTATGGTGTCTACATTGCATTCACTGCTACACCAAACACAGGACGTTTCAGCACATACCGTAACTGGATGTTCTCTTTACAACGTTTCACTGGTGTATTCCTAGTGATTTTCATTGCATGGCATATTTTCCAAACTCGTATTCAAAAAGCACTTGGCACACACGTTGATTACGACATGATGGCGAATATCGTTGCTAATCCATTCATGCTTGGATTCTACATTGTTGGTATTTTATCAGCAACTTTCCACTTATCTAACGGTTTATGGGCATTCCTAGTAAGCTGGGGTATTACACAATCTCCTCAGTCTCAAAAGATTGCTACTTACGTAACAAACATTATTTTCGTAATTCTAAGTGTAGTTGGTGTGGCTGCTATTTTAGCTTTCGTATAA
- a CDS encoding YslB family protein: MLNTPSPTISSFGYELIRDHILSSILGKHENDVLYWAGKELARKFPCKSQDELIAFFADACWGTLELMKESKDGRIFQLTNDPEILQIKQRSFRLEAGFIAEQIQLAKGYLTECYDEKREKQHYVMFTVKWDVKERIMNTIPTE, translated from the coding sequence ATGTTAAACACTCCATCTCCTACAATTTCATCATTTGGTTATGAGCTCATTCGCGATCATATTCTATCTTCTATCCTTGGTAAACATGAGAATGATGTCCTTTATTGGGCAGGTAAAGAGCTTGCTCGCAAGTTCCCATGCAAAAGTCAAGACGAACTTATCGCATTTTTCGCAGATGCCTGCTGGGGTACACTAGAGCTCATGAAGGAATCAAAGGATGGTCGCATTTTCCAATTGACAAATGACCCTGAAATATTGCAAATCAAACAACGAAGCTTTAGACTGGAAGCAGGATTTATAGCAGAGCAAATTCAATTAGCTAAAGGCTACCTTACAGAATGCTATGATGAAAAGCGAGAAAAGCAGCACTATGTCATGTTTACAGTCAAATGGGATGTCAAGGAACGTATTATGAATACCATCCCTACTGAATGA
- a CDS encoding aspartate kinase, translated as MAKIVMKFGGAALASTEQIQEAARKAIAEKDRGFDVVVVVAAMGHTMKDVQTMVHQLTDEVPKRELAAVVSTGSQLSSALFAIALQEAGYEAVSLTGWQAGIHTDCKYRHARIDYIDDSRIEEHLVQGQIVVIAGEQGIDEEQNITTLGKGGAETTAIALAVALEAERTDMYTNVDGVYTADPRYVSKAQKLQEISYDEMLELSNLGSHVIHPRAVELAKKFQMPVIIRSSLVESVGTLLKEEVEMEKNLVVRGVAFESDIIRLTVGYDAYADGALADMFTILAENRINVDIIVQAIIDGLKPTVSFSILKEEFAETLRVLEDSKLSLGFSFADFEIGLAKVSIIGSGMASNPGVAARMFDRLRREDIPIKMVSTSEIKVSVVVPQDDMIRAANALHDEFNLEQALYI; from the coding sequence ATGGCTAAAATAGTGATGAAGTTTGGAGGGGCTGCACTAGCTTCTACTGAACAAATCCAAGAGGCAGCAAGGAAGGCGATTGCTGAAAAGGACAGAGGCTTCGATGTAGTCGTGGTCGTTGCAGCAATGGGACACACAATGAAAGATGTGCAAACGATGGTACATCAACTAACGGACGAAGTGCCCAAACGAGAATTAGCTGCAGTCGTGTCTACGGGCTCTCAATTATCCAGCGCTTTATTTGCCATCGCATTACAGGAAGCGGGCTATGAGGCAGTGTCCTTAACTGGATGGCAAGCAGGTATACATACAGATTGTAAGTATCGTCATGCACGTATTGACTATATCGATGACAGTCGTATTGAAGAACATCTTGTACAGGGACAAATTGTAGTGATTGCTGGAGAACAGGGTATTGATGAGGAACAAAATATTACTACACTTGGCAAAGGCGGAGCTGAAACAACAGCTATAGCACTCGCGGTAGCATTGGAAGCAGAGCGAACTGATATGTACACAAATGTTGACGGTGTTTATACAGCAGATCCACGCTATGTCAGCAAAGCTCAAAAGCTGCAGGAAATCTCCTATGATGAAATGCTGGAGTTATCTAATTTAGGATCACATGTTATTCATCCTCGTGCAGTGGAGTTAGCAAAAAAATTTCAAATGCCCGTTATTATACGCTCTAGCTTAGTAGAGTCAGTAGGTACTTTATTGAAGGAGGAAGTGGAAATGGAGAAAAATTTAGTCGTCCGTGGTGTAGCCTTTGAGTCAGATATTATCCGTTTAACAGTGGGGTATGATGCGTATGCCGATGGTGCATTGGCAGATATGTTTACAATCCTTGCAGAAAACCGCATTAATGTAGATATTATTGTACAGGCAATCATTGATGGCTTAAAACCAACTGTGTCTTTTTCCATTTTAAAAGAAGAATTTGCGGAAACATTGCGTGTTCTAGAAGATAGTAAATTGTCACTTGGCTTTAGTTTTGCTGACTTTGAAATAGGGTTGGCGAAGGTTTCTATCATTGGTTCAGGTATGGCCTCTAATCCAGGTGTGGCTGCTCGCATGTTTGATCGATTACGTCGTGAAGATATCCCTATAAAAATGGTTAGTACGTCTGAAATAAAAGTGTCTGTTGTTGTACCACAGGATGATATGATTCGTGCAGCAAATGCCTTGCATGATGAATTCAATTTAGAGCAAGCACTTTATATATAA
- the uvrC gene encoding excinuclease ABC subunit UvrC produces the protein MNDLIKRKLDILPDQPGCYLMKDRQGTIIYVGKAKILKNRVRSYFTGTHEGKTQRLVGEIEDFEYIVTSSNIEALILELNLIKLHDPKYNVMLTDDKTYPYLKITNEKHPRLITTRKVKKDKAKYFGPYPNAYAASETKKLLDRLYPLRKCVQLPSKVCLYYHMGQCLAPCVKEINGQVYQEMIEDMTKFLNGGVEAVKKELEVKMLAAAENLEFERAKEFRDQIAHIDTVMQKQKIVSSDTTNRDVFGYAVEKGWMCVQVFFVRQGKLIERDVSVFPIYQDAEEEFLTFVGRFYEKPEHIKPKEIFIPQAIDAAILTELLELKVLTPKRGQKRELVELATKNAEIAVAAKFQLIERQEERTIGACEALGEAIGISTPLRIEAFDNSHMHGTDAVSAMVVFIDGKPAKKEYRKYKTRTAAKHDDYGAMQEVIRRRYSRVLKEGLPLPDLVLIDGGKGQMEVAREVLEDELGLVIPIAGLAKDDKHNTSQLLFGDPPEVIALKRTSDGFYLLQRIQDEVHRFAITFLRQQHEKHAIQSVLDHIEGVGPKRKQQLLKHFGSVKKIREASELALQEAGIPANLASQIYSYFQQESLSKE, from the coding sequence ATGAACGATTTAATCAAGCGTAAACTAGATATTTTACCGGATCAGCCTGGCTGCTATTTGATGAAGGATCGTCAAGGGACAATCATTTATGTGGGCAAAGCGAAAATACTGAAAAACCGTGTACGTTCTTATTTTACGGGAACACATGAAGGCAAAACACAAAGGCTTGTCGGTGAAATAGAAGATTTTGAGTATATCGTGACATCATCTAATATTGAAGCACTTATTTTAGAGCTGAATCTCATTAAATTACATGATCCAAAATACAATGTCATGCTAACAGATGATAAGACATATCCATATTTAAAAATTACGAATGAAAAACATCCACGTCTTATTACGACACGTAAGGTAAAAAAGGATAAGGCTAAATATTTTGGTCCTTACCCCAATGCTTATGCGGCAAGTGAAACGAAAAAGCTGTTGGATCGATTGTATCCATTGCGCAAATGTGTCCAATTGCCTTCCAAAGTTTGCTTGTATTATCATATGGGGCAATGTTTAGCACCTTGTGTAAAAGAAATTAATGGTCAGGTTTATCAAGAGATGATTGAGGATATGACGAAGTTTCTAAATGGTGGTGTCGAGGCAGTCAAAAAAGAGCTTGAAGTTAAAATGCTTGCAGCTGCTGAAAACTTAGAATTTGAGCGAGCGAAGGAGTTTCGCGATCAGATTGCACATATTGATACGGTCATGCAGAAACAAAAAATAGTATCAAGTGATACAACGAACCGCGATGTATTTGGCTATGCCGTCGAAAAAGGCTGGATGTGTGTGCAAGTTTTCTTTGTTCGCCAAGGAAAGCTGATTGAGCGTGATGTCTCGGTTTTCCCAATTTATCAAGATGCTGAGGAAGAGTTTTTAACATTTGTTGGCCGCTTTTATGAAAAACCAGAGCATATTAAGCCGAAAGAAATTTTTATTCCACAAGCAATTGATGCAGCCATCTTAACGGAGTTATTAGAGCTTAAAGTTCTTACACCAAAAAGAGGTCAAAAGAGGGAATTGGTTGAATTAGCAACTAAAAATGCTGAGATTGCTGTGGCAGCTAAATTCCAGCTAATTGAACGGCAGGAAGAACGGACAATTGGTGCTTGTGAGGCACTTGGTGAAGCAATAGGTATTTCAACGCCATTACGAATTGAGGCATTTGACAATAGTCATATGCATGGCACGGATGCTGTATCGGCTATGGTTGTCTTCATTGATGGAAAGCCTGCGAAAAAGGAATATCGTAAATACAAAACGCGTACGGCTGCAAAGCATGATGATTACGGTGCGATGCAAGAGGTTATACGTCGGCGATATTCGCGTGTCTTAAAGGAAGGCTTGCCATTGCCAGATTTGGTCTTAATTGATGGTGGCAAGGGGCAAATGGAAGTCGCCCGTGAAGTACTAGAAGATGAGCTTGGACTTGTTATACCGATTGCAGGTTTAGCAAAAGATGATAAGCATAATACGTCGCAGCTATTGTTTGGTGATCCACCAGAAGTAATTGCCTTAAAGCGTACTAGTGATGGCTTTTATTTATTACAACGAATTCAGGACGAAGTTCACCGCTTTGCTATTACCTTCTTGCGCCAACAGCATGAGAAGCATGCCATTCAATCGGTGTTAGACCATATTGAAGGTGTGGGGCCAAAACGCAAGCAGCAGTTGCTCAAACATTTTGGTTCAGTTAAGAAAATTCGAGAGGCGAGCGAGCTAGCTTTGCAGGAGGCAGGAATACCTGCTAATTTAGCGAGCCAAATTTATAGCTATTTTCAGCAAGAGTCATTGTCAAAGGAATAG
- the trxA gene encoding thioredoxin, translating into MAIVHATDATFQDDIKEGLVLVDFWAAWCGPCKMIGPVLEEMDAAGSAAKIVKVDVDNNQGTAAQYQIMSIPSLLLFKDGELVDKTVGFQPKEALEAFIAKHA; encoded by the coding sequence ATGGCAATTGTACATGCAACAGATGCTACGTTCCAGGACGATATTAAAGAAGGGTTAGTACTTGTAGACTTTTGGGCTGCTTGGTGCGGACCTTGTAAAATGATTGGGCCAGTTCTTGAAGAAATGGACGCTGCAGGAAGTGCGGCTAAAATTGTAAAAGTTGATGTAGACAATAACCAAGGTACTGCAGCTCAGTATCAAATTATGTCAATTCCGTCTTTACTATTATTTAAAGATGGAGAATTAGTTGACAAAACTGTAGGCTTCCAACCGAAAGAAGCTTTAGAAGCATTTATCGCAAAACATGCGTAA
- a CDS encoding amino acid permease, with amino-acid sequence MTSRHITMMALGGAIGAGLFKGSSAAIDMAGPSVLIAYLIGGIILLFVMQGLAEMAVRNKDARTFRDLVQSVLGKYPAYFLDWIYWKMWVLNIAAESVVAAIFIQYWLPEYPIWILALSVSVLVTAINLLSVKIFAETEYWLALIKITVIIVFIIAGLILLLATFGNHSAVGFSNLTEHGGFFPNGSMGLIAAMLVVIYSYGGTEIIGITLAETKNPEKVVPKAVRSTLVRIVTFYLLPFFIIVSLIPWNEVNGVPESPFVMVFKMIGIPGADHIMNAVVILAIISSMNSGLYGSSRVLYTQAVDGRVPKIFAHLSKRKVPVYAILMCTLAMYLGVILSLYVGSKTFDFLMGSLGYTVLFIWLIIAIAHLKSRKKQAEHTSAYEVKWFPYTTWIAIMALSAILIGIIFTTSIIVTSITLGIYLFITFTYVWKGRYQAN; translated from the coding sequence ATGACCTCGCGTCATATCACCATGATGGCGTTAGGTGGAGCCATCGGAGCAGGTCTATTTAAAGGAAGTAGTGCAGCCATTGATATGGCAGGACCTTCAGTGCTGATTGCCTATTTAATAGGGGGCATTATTTTATTATTTGTCATGCAAGGTCTAGCAGAAATGGCTGTTCGAAATAAAGACGCAAGAACGTTCAGAGATTTAGTTCAATCAGTGTTGGGAAAATACCCTGCTTATTTCCTAGATTGGATCTATTGGAAAATGTGGGTTTTAAATATTGCAGCAGAATCTGTCGTCGCCGCTATTTTTATTCAATATTGGTTGCCAGAATATCCAATTTGGATACTTGCCCTGTCTGTTTCTGTGTTAGTGACAGCCATTAATTTATTATCGGTGAAAATATTTGCGGAAACAGAATACTGGCTAGCATTGATCAAAATTACCGTTATTATTGTCTTTATTATAGCAGGACTTATTTTATTACTTGCTACGTTTGGAAACCATAGCGCCGTTGGTTTTTCTAACTTAACTGAGCACGGTGGTTTTTTCCCTAACGGATCTATGGGATTAATTGCTGCTATGTTAGTTGTTATTTATTCTTATGGTGGTACAGAAATCATTGGGATTACATTAGCAGAAACGAAAAATCCTGAGAAAGTAGTGCCAAAAGCGGTTCGTAGTACATTAGTACGTATTGTTACATTCTATTTACTGCCTTTCTTTATTATCGTAAGCTTGATTCCATGGAATGAAGTAAACGGAGTTCCTGAAAGTCCTTTTGTAATGGTGTTCAAAATGATTGGCATTCCAGGCGCAGATCACATTATGAATGCTGTTGTGATACTTGCCATTATTTCTTCCATGAATTCAGGGCTTTATGGCTCATCCCGTGTACTATATACACAAGCTGTAGACGGACGGGTTCCTAAAATATTTGCCCACTTATCTAAAAGAAAAGTGCCAGTATATGCTATTTTAATGTGTACATTAGCGATGTATTTAGGAGTTATTCTATCTTTATATGTTGGCAGCAAGACTTTTGATTTTCTAATGGGATCACTTGGCTATACCGTGTTATTTATTTGGTTAATTATTGCGATTGCCCATTTGAAATCCCGTAAAAAACAAGCAGAACATACAAGTGCCTATGAAGTAAAATGGTTCCCGTATACAACATGGATTGCCATTATGGCGTTAAGTGCGATTTTAATTGGGATTATTTTTACAACATCTATTATCGTGACAAGCATTACGTTAGGCATTTATCTTTTTATAACATTCACCTATGTATGGAAAGGTCGTTATCAAGCCAATTAA